Proteins encoded within one genomic window of Glandiceps talaboti chromosome 3, keGlaTala1.1, whole genome shotgun sequence:
- the LOC144453900 gene encoding U3 small nucleolar RNA-associated protein 14 homolog A-like isoform X2 yields the protein MASAVDLLSATTQQFDDDDDILSADGDTDSSSEEDGDEDEDIKDKQLLNAIGALDGRTKKRARSEPSQEVSVYNLNTSAVTGKKVRIHELLGTLKSTTSHGELKKQLQKIQKKNKRVETPLPQVQADRIERSLAYEKTTKAISKWEHVVQTNRRAEHLSYPLYEEKSEPATTENFVKNFKPGNSLEEEIYAVLHGSKFAERKDQELSLAEEEALKAMSVEEARERRKELQKMRALQSYYEAKCRRQKKIKSKKYHRIQRKARERQEKRQLEELERTDPEAYEQYVQKTEKHRAEERITLKHKNTGKWAKNISRYNKYNPESVKAVSDQLQKSKNLTTKIAETIESDSDREEMGAEDEDVLASVKPSLSDINNPWFSGYSRPGKGDEEEVSHAVKGGQMLQEIRAQHHDSESSDSEEEKDTSMTHHPKPTRKVRFFDEEQSGDENENEGLADAKKADIKPWQPNVKRKDIDVNDTEEVESSDSEIDMEDIQKFRTAVRSESKERTGESENDQKHTEEVHVDPSKFFTIEAKTIRSENPELAIVEDVLEEEEDQRLQIQEAFAEDDVVADFSREKRSKIEEDAPKELDLSLPGWGDWGGIGIVPSKKKKKRFTIKAAPQAPRKDRSLPNVIINENRDKMIAMHQVNALPFPYTSVQEFERSIRQPIGRTWNTESAFKKLTKPKVTTKLGTIIPPITAEEALENKKKTEAKQGRDITESGGMKLSDDQTKKRKRKQNEKKKRQKSER from the exons AAAACGTGCAAGATCAGAGCCAAGTCAGGAAGTGTCTGTATATAACTTAAATACCAGTGCAG TCACTGGTAAAAAAGTGAGAATCCATGAACTGTTGGGGACATTAAAATCTACAACCAGTCATGGTGAATTGAAGAAACAGTTACAGAAAATACAGAAGAAAAACAAGAGAGTTGAGACACCATTACCCCAAGTACAAGCTGATAGG ATTGAGAGAAGTTTGGCCTATGAGAAGACAACTAAAGCGATCTCTAAATGGGAACATGTTGTTCAAACAAACAGAAGGGCTGAACACCTTTCATATCCTCTATATGAAGAAAAATCAGAACCTGCAACAACTGAAAACTTTGTCAAGAATTTCAAG CCTGGGAACTCTCTGGAAGAAGAAATTTATGCTGTACTACACGGTAGTAAGTTTGCAGAAAGAAAAGACCAAGAACTTAGTTTGGCTGAAGAAGAGGCACTGAAAGCTATGAGTGTAGAAGAG GCAAGAGAGAGACGGaaagaattacaaaaaatgaGAGCCTTGCAGTCTTATTATGAAGCCAAGTGTAGgagacagaaaaaaattaaaagtaaaaa ATATCATCGCATCCAGAGAAAAGCTAGGGAAAGACAAGAGAAGAGACAGTTGGAAGAATTGGAACGAACTGATCCTGAAGCCTATGAACAATATGTACAGAAAACTGAGAAACACAGAGCcgag GAAAGGATAACATTGAAACATAAAAACACCGGAAAGTGGGCCAAGAATATATCAAGATACAACAAGTATAACCCAGAG AGTGTGAAAGCTGTGAGTGATCAGCTGCAGAAAAGTAAAAATCTAACTACTAAGATTGCTGAGACCATCGAGTCCGATTCTGACAGAGAGGAGATGGGTGCCGAAGATGAAGATGTACTCGCCTCTGTCAAACCAAGTCTCAGTGATATTAATAATCCCTGGTTCTCGGGTTATTCCCGTCCGGGAAAGGGTGACGAGGAAGAAGTTAGTCATGCTGTGAAAGGTGGGCAAATGTTGCAAGAAATACGAGCACAACATCACGATAGCGAGAGTTCAGATTCAGAAGAAGAGAAGGATACCTCTATGACTCATCATCCAAAACCTACTCGTAAAGTCAGATTCTTTGATGAGGAACAGTCTGGTGATGAGAATGAAAACGAGGGTCTTGCCGATGCAAAGAAGGCCGACAtaaaaccatggcaaccaaatgTGAAACGGAAAGACATTGATGTCAATGACACTGAAGAAGTTGAAAGTTCTGATAGTGAAATAGATATGGAAGATATTCAGAAATTTAGGACAGCAGTCAGAAGCGAGTCGAAAGAAAGAACTGGAGAGTCTGAAAACGATCAAAAACACACGGAGGAAGTTCATGTTGATCCGTCTAAATTCTTTACAATTGAAGCAAAGACCATACGATCAGAAAATCCCGAGTTAGCCATTGTTGAGGATGTACTAGAAGAGGAAGAAGACCAGAGACTTCAAATACAGGAGGCCTTTGCAGAGGATGATGTTGTGGCAGATTTTTCACGGGAAAAACGAAGCAAAATAGAAGAAGATGCTCCTAAGGAGCTAGATCTGAGTCTGCCCGGGTGGGGAGACTGGGGAGGTATTGGAATTGTACCGTctaagaaaaagaagaaaag gtttaccatcaaagcTGCTCCTCAAGCACCAAGAAAAGATCGATCTCTTCCAAATGTTATTATTAATGAGAACAGAGATAAGATGATAGCTATGCACCAG GTGAATGCACTTCCATTTCCGTACACCAGCGTACAAGAATTCGAGCGAAGTATTCGTCAACCAATTGGACGAACTTGGAACACAGAATCTGCATTCAAGAAACTGACAAAACCCAAAGTGACGACAAAACTCGGCACCATTATTCCTCCTATCACAGCAGAGGAGGCATTGGAGAATAAAAAGAAGACCGAAGCTAAGCAAGGAAGGGACATTACTGAAAGTGGGGGTATGAAATTATCTGATGATCAGACAaagaagagaaagagaaaacaaaatgaaaaaaagaaacgACAAAAATCTGAAAGATAA
- the LOC144453900 gene encoding U3 small nucleolar RNA-associated protein 14 homolog A-like isoform X1 produces MASAVDLLSATTQQFDDDDDILSADGDTDSSSEEDGDEDEDIKDKQENKKELKHKKLLNAIGALDGRTKKRARSEPSQEVSVYNLNTSAVTGKKVRIHELLGTLKSTTSHGELKKQLQKIQKKNKRVETPLPQVQADRIERSLAYEKTTKAISKWEHVVQTNRRAEHLSYPLYEEKSEPATTENFVKNFKPGNSLEEEIYAVLHGSKFAERKDQELSLAEEEALKAMSVEEARERRKELQKMRALQSYYEAKCRRQKKIKSKKYHRIQRKARERQEKRQLEELERTDPEAYEQYVQKTEKHRAEERITLKHKNTGKWAKNISRYNKYNPESVKAVSDQLQKSKNLTTKIAETIESDSDREEMGAEDEDVLASVKPSLSDINNPWFSGYSRPGKGDEEEVSHAVKGGQMLQEIRAQHHDSESSDSEEEKDTSMTHHPKPTRKVRFFDEEQSGDENENEGLADAKKADIKPWQPNVKRKDIDVNDTEEVESSDSEIDMEDIQKFRTAVRSESKERTGESENDQKHTEEVHVDPSKFFTIEAKTIRSENPELAIVEDVLEEEEDQRLQIQEAFAEDDVVADFSREKRSKIEEDAPKELDLSLPGWGDWGGIGIVPSKKKKKRFTIKAAPQAPRKDRSLPNVIINENRDKMIAMHQVNALPFPYTSVQEFERSIRQPIGRTWNTESAFKKLTKPKVTTKLGTIIPPITAEEALENKKKTEAKQGRDITESGGMKLSDDQTKKRKRKQNEKKKRQKSER; encoded by the exons AAAACGTGCAAGATCAGAGCCAAGTCAGGAAGTGTCTGTATATAACTTAAATACCAGTGCAG TCACTGGTAAAAAAGTGAGAATCCATGAACTGTTGGGGACATTAAAATCTACAACCAGTCATGGTGAATTGAAGAAACAGTTACAGAAAATACAGAAGAAAAACAAGAGAGTTGAGACACCATTACCCCAAGTACAAGCTGATAGG ATTGAGAGAAGTTTGGCCTATGAGAAGACAACTAAAGCGATCTCTAAATGGGAACATGTTGTTCAAACAAACAGAAGGGCTGAACACCTTTCATATCCTCTATATGAAGAAAAATCAGAACCTGCAACAACTGAAAACTTTGTCAAGAATTTCAAG CCTGGGAACTCTCTGGAAGAAGAAATTTATGCTGTACTACACGGTAGTAAGTTTGCAGAAAGAAAAGACCAAGAACTTAGTTTGGCTGAAGAAGAGGCACTGAAAGCTATGAGTGTAGAAGAG GCAAGAGAGAGACGGaaagaattacaaaaaatgaGAGCCTTGCAGTCTTATTATGAAGCCAAGTGTAGgagacagaaaaaaattaaaagtaaaaa ATATCATCGCATCCAGAGAAAAGCTAGGGAAAGACAAGAGAAGAGACAGTTGGAAGAATTGGAACGAACTGATCCTGAAGCCTATGAACAATATGTACAGAAAACTGAGAAACACAGAGCcgag GAAAGGATAACATTGAAACATAAAAACACCGGAAAGTGGGCCAAGAATATATCAAGATACAACAAGTATAACCCAGAG AGTGTGAAAGCTGTGAGTGATCAGCTGCAGAAAAGTAAAAATCTAACTACTAAGATTGCTGAGACCATCGAGTCCGATTCTGACAGAGAGGAGATGGGTGCCGAAGATGAAGATGTACTCGCCTCTGTCAAACCAAGTCTCAGTGATATTAATAATCCCTGGTTCTCGGGTTATTCCCGTCCGGGAAAGGGTGACGAGGAAGAAGTTAGTCATGCTGTGAAAGGTGGGCAAATGTTGCAAGAAATACGAGCACAACATCACGATAGCGAGAGTTCAGATTCAGAAGAAGAGAAGGATACCTCTATGACTCATCATCCAAAACCTACTCGTAAAGTCAGATTCTTTGATGAGGAACAGTCTGGTGATGAGAATGAAAACGAGGGTCTTGCCGATGCAAAGAAGGCCGACAtaaaaccatggcaaccaaatgTGAAACGGAAAGACATTGATGTCAATGACACTGAAGAAGTTGAAAGTTCTGATAGTGAAATAGATATGGAAGATATTCAGAAATTTAGGACAGCAGTCAGAAGCGAGTCGAAAGAAAGAACTGGAGAGTCTGAAAACGATCAAAAACACACGGAGGAAGTTCATGTTGATCCGTCTAAATTCTTTACAATTGAAGCAAAGACCATACGATCAGAAAATCCCGAGTTAGCCATTGTTGAGGATGTACTAGAAGAGGAAGAAGACCAGAGACTTCAAATACAGGAGGCCTTTGCAGAGGATGATGTTGTGGCAGATTTTTCACGGGAAAAACGAAGCAAAATAGAAGAAGATGCTCCTAAGGAGCTAGATCTGAGTCTGCCCGGGTGGGGAGACTGGGGAGGTATTGGAATTGTACCGTctaagaaaaagaagaaaag gtttaccatcaaagcTGCTCCTCAAGCACCAAGAAAAGATCGATCTCTTCCAAATGTTATTATTAATGAGAACAGAGATAAGATGATAGCTATGCACCAG GTGAATGCACTTCCATTTCCGTACACCAGCGTACAAGAATTCGAGCGAAGTATTCGTCAACCAATTGGACGAACTTGGAACACAGAATCTGCATTCAAGAAACTGACAAAACCCAAAGTGACGACAAAACTCGGCACCATTATTCCTCCTATCACAGCAGAGGAGGCATTGGAGAATAAAAAGAAGACCGAAGCTAAGCAAGGAAGGGACATTACTGAAAGTGGGGGTATGAAATTATCTGATGATCAGACAaagaagagaaagagaaaacaaaatgaaaaaaagaaacgACAAAAATCTGAAAGATAA
- the LOC144432769 gene encoding uncharacterized protein LOC144432769 — MAHCENMSLDDKSLSDCHFVDDEVKKRDKGIEEQSKTLPGVTNITKNKGVTFPVSDVEVCKTPIPPTSYMKSVTPRLKQKVESCFYGNSNIVSHGNLHALVASVHDAFHDHYPIVLSPDMIWLCIMQGLSIHINENAEKMRKYFVEHEGKKEIRVRRDDFVKGSATNPWPEVFSEFSDKIKDEIGDNTYSLITPDFTTTGPLEKAVTDIVLMEAMKSYFKYTMWSFCGIPSVTLEGTTEDWISIRERTAKLAHYDLGWWTTHLLPVLDQFINASKGEVDKSFWSSIYKMNDESDGTYITGWIVTLFPYISYETFGDKSFNPQAPFDRVRGPTYTVFAQNQWLSKWSEDLKPFRRGGLRTDIIPSGLSAAPYIWEYFDESFKMKFIGGFMGVSQDTESLALRPELGWAVVEDTIGV, encoded by the exons ATGGCGCATTGTGAGAATATGTCA CTGGATGATAAATCTTTGAGTGACTGCCACTTTGTGGATGATGAAGTCAAGAAGAGAGATAAGGGAATTGAGGAACAGTCTAAGACATTGCCAGGGGTCACAAATATCACTAAAAATAAAG GTGTAACCTTCCCGGTTTCTGATGTAGAAGTTTGTAAAACACCGATACCACCAACGTCCTACATGAAAAGTGTAACTCCTCGTCTCAAGCAGAAAGTTGAGAGCTGTTTCTATGGCAATTCTAATATTGTCAGTCATGGTAACTTACATGCTTTAGTGGCATCTGTTCATGACGCCTTTCACGACCACTATCCCATTGTATTGAGTCCTGACATGATTTGGTTGTGTATCATGCAAGGTTTATCAATCCACATCAATGAAAATGCTGAGaagatgagaaaatattttgtggaGCATGAAGGAAAGAAAGAGATTAGAGTGAGGAGAGATGATTTCGTGAAGGGTTCCGCTACTAATCCTTGGCCTGAGGTTTTTTCTGAATTCTCTGACAAGATCAAAGACGAAATTGGAGATAACACCTACAGTTTGATTACTCCTGACTTCACTACCACTGGTCCATTGGAGAAGGCAGTCACTGATATTGTCTTAATGGAGGCCATGAAGTCCTACTTTAAGTACACAATGTGGAGCTTCTGCGGAATACCTTCCGTCACCTTGGAGGGTACAACAGAAGACTGGATTTCTATCAGAGAGAGAACAGCTAAACTAGCACACTACGATCTAGGCTGGTGGACTACACATCTGCTTCCAGTCTTGGATCAGTTTATAAATGCATCAAAGGGTGAAGTAGACAAATCCTTCTGGTCCAGTATATACAAA ATGAATGATGAATCTGATGGAACATACATTACAGGTTGGATTGTAACGTTGTTTCCATATATCAGTTATGAAACATTCGGAGACAAAAGCTTCAATCCACAAGCACCATTTGATCGAGTACGGGGTCCCACGTATACTGTCTTTGCTCAAAACCAATGGCTGAGTAAATGGTCAGAAGACTTGAAACCATTCAGACGAGGAGGACTCAGAACTGACATTATCCCCAGTGGATTATCCGCAGCACCGTACATCTGGGAATACTTTGATGAATCATTCAAGATGAAGTTCATCGGTGGTTTTATGGGTGTCTCTCAGGACACTGAATCCCTGGCTCTCCGTCCAGAGTTAGGGTGGGCTGTCGTTGAAGACACCATTGGTGTATAG